One Micromonospora sp. WMMD812 genomic window carries:
- a CDS encoding MarR family transcriptional regulator, producing METPQEPRWLDAEERETWLSLLSVLIRMPAALDAQLQRDAGISHFEYQVLAGLSESSGRTLRMSELAVLAEGSLSRLSQVVGRLERRGWVRRTPDPTDGRYTLAVLTDEGWAKVVETAPGHVAAVRHLVFDPLTKAQQRQLREIGNRVMRAVDPDGQCPGGRTAHWAPPSARKA from the coding sequence ATGGAGACGCCGCAGGAACCGCGCTGGCTGGACGCCGAGGAGAGGGAGACCTGGCTGTCCCTGCTCAGCGTCCTGATCCGGATGCCCGCCGCGCTCGACGCCCAGTTGCAGCGCGACGCCGGCATCAGCCACTTCGAGTACCAGGTCCTGGCCGGGCTGTCCGAGTCTTCGGGCCGCACGCTGCGGATGAGTGAGCTGGCGGTGCTGGCCGAGGGGTCGCTCTCCCGGCTGTCACAGGTGGTCGGCCGGCTGGAACGGCGCGGCTGGGTACGGCGTACCCCCGACCCGACCGACGGCCGCTACACGCTCGCGGTCCTCACCGACGAGGGCTGGGCGAAGGTGGTCGAGACCGCCCCCGGGCACGTGGCGGCGGTCCGCCACCTCGTCTTCGACCCGCTGACCAAGGCCCAGCAGCGCCAGCTCCGCGAGATCGGCAACCGGGTGATGCGGGCCGTCGACCCCGACGGCCAGTGCCCCGGCGGCCGCACCGCCCACTGGGCCCCTCCGTCCGCGCGGAAGGCGTGA